In Paeniglutamicibacter kerguelensis, one genomic interval encodes:
- a CDS encoding NADPH-dependent F420 reductase: protein MKNFLARLFGKKAPMSIDITIIGTGNMARALSTRALAAGKNLQVLARNTEAAESLAAELGQGTASGNATEAPAGNIVILALPFDASKEYVQAQGAALDAKILIDISNPVDFATFDSLTTAHGSSAAEEIAALTSASVVKAFNTNFAGPLAAGNAGGATQDIFIAGDDASRTAVAEFVTAAGMRPLEVGGIHHARELEGFQLLMMAMQVNPALADFNWNTSLQVAG, encoded by the coding sequence ATGAAGAACTTCCTCGCTCGACTCTTCGGAAAGAAGGCACCCATGTCCATCGACATCACCATCATCGGCACCGGCAACATGGCCCGCGCACTGTCCACCCGCGCACTCGCCGCGGGCAAGAACCTGCAGGTCCTGGCCCGCAACACCGAGGCCGCAGAATCGCTCGCGGCCGAACTCGGCCAGGGCACCGCCTCCGGCAACGCCACCGAGGCCCCGGCCGGCAACATCGTCATCCTGGCACTGCCCTTCGACGCCTCCAAGGAATACGTCCAGGCCCAGGGCGCGGCGCTGGATGCGAAGATCCTCATCGACATCTCCAACCCGGTCGACTTCGCAACCTTCGATTCGCTGACCACCGCCCACGGCAGCTCCGCAGCCGAGGAAATCGCCGCGCTCACCTCCGCCAGCGTCGTCAAGGCCTTCAACACCAACTTCGCGGGCCCGCTGGCCGCCGGGAACGCCGGCGGCGCGACCCAGGACATCTTCATTGCGGGCGACGATGCCTCCCGCACCGCCGTGGCCGAATTCGTCACCGCAGCGGGCATGCGCCCCCTCGAGGTCGGTGGCATCCACCACGCCCGCGAGCTCGAAGGCTTCCAGCTGCTGATGATGGCCATGCAGGTCAACCCGGCCCTGGCCGACTTCAACTGGAACACCTCGCTGCAGGTTGCCGGCTAG
- the gcvP gene encoding aminomethyl-transferring glycine dehydrogenase produces the protein MTVTPSAEFVARHIGPQGSDIDTMLAQLGYSSLDELVDTAVPADIRQSEPLNLPAPRTEAEVLSDLRVLAGKNVMKTQMIGQGFSDTYTPPVILRNILENPAWYTAYTPYQPEISQGRLEALLNFQTMVMDLTALPIANASLLDEASAVAEAVLLMRRANRAKGTAKTVLDANLFPQTISVVQGRAEALGFEVEIADLTAGLPEGDISGIVLQQPGNNGAVVDHAAIIAAAKERGAMVTVAADILALTLITAPGEQGADIAVGNTQRFGVPLFFGGPHAAYMAVRNGLERSLPGRLVGVSKDSAGAPAYRLALQTREQHIRREKATSNICTAQALLAITASMYAVYHGPAGLKRIAQRTHNHARTIATVLSGAGLELAADAFFDTVQVKIADIDAIIAKAEEAGINLRRVNADTVGISTDETTTPAHVAAIAAVFGVTGEGFKAEGFELPAAVVRTSDYMSHPIFNTIKSETQMLRYLRRLSDRDLALDRTMIPLGSCTMKLNSTAEMESISWPEFASIHPYAPEHQTEGWRDLITDLEGRLSEITGYAGVSLQPNAGSQGEYAGLLAISGYHQANGDDQRTVCLIPASAHGTNAASAVLAGMKVIVVKTAADGSIDANDLDAKIEANKDVLAAIMITYPSTHGVYDPDVREVCDKVHAAGGQVYIDGANMNALVGLAQPGKFGGDVSHLNLHKTFCIPHGGGGPGVGPVAVAEHLVPFLPGDATGTYTVRDGVPVVATLFGSAGVLPISWAYIAMMGGEGLTDATKTAILSANYIASRLGQHFPILFTGNKGLVAHECILDLRELTNKTGVTAEDVAKRLIDFGFHAPTLSFPVAGTLMVEPTESEDLGEIERFIEAMIAIRGEMEQVLAGDFDIEDSPLRNAPHTVSAVINTAWDRKYSVEQAAFPVHALRVDKYFPAVGRIDGAGGDRNLICSCPAPEAFEN, from the coding sequence ATGACCGTGACCCCGTCCGCTGAGTTCGTCGCCCGCCACATTGGCCCCCAGGGCAGCGACATCGACACCATGCTTGCCCAGCTTGGTTATTCCTCCCTCGACGAACTCGTCGATACGGCCGTTCCGGCCGACATCCGCCAGAGCGAGCCCCTGAACCTGCCTGCCCCGCGCACCGAAGCCGAGGTCCTTTCCGATCTCCGCGTGCTCGCCGGCAAGAACGTCATGAAGACCCAGATGATCGGCCAGGGTTTCTCCGACACCTACACCCCGCCGGTGATCCTGCGCAACATCCTTGAGAACCCGGCCTGGTACACCGCCTACACCCCGTACCAGCCGGAAATCTCCCAGGGCCGCCTCGAGGCACTGCTGAACTTCCAGACCATGGTCATGGACCTGACCGCGCTGCCGATCGCCAACGCCTCGCTGCTTGACGAAGCCTCCGCCGTCGCCGAGGCCGTGCTGCTGATGCGCCGCGCCAACAGGGCCAAGGGCACCGCCAAGACCGTGCTGGATGCCAACCTCTTCCCGCAGACCATCTCCGTGGTGCAGGGTCGCGCCGAAGCCCTGGGCTTCGAGGTTGAAATCGCCGACCTGACCGCGGGCCTGCCCGAGGGTGACATCTCCGGCATCGTGCTGCAGCAGCCGGGCAACAACGGCGCCGTCGTCGACCACGCCGCAATCATCGCCGCAGCCAAGGAGCGCGGTGCGATGGTCACCGTCGCCGCCGACATCCTGGCCCTGACCCTGATCACCGCCCCGGGCGAGCAGGGTGCCGACATCGCCGTCGGCAACACCCAGCGCTTCGGCGTTCCGCTGTTCTTCGGCGGCCCGCACGCGGCCTACATGGCAGTGCGCAATGGCCTGGAGCGTTCGCTTCCCGGCCGTCTGGTCGGCGTCTCCAAGGACTCCGCCGGCGCCCCCGCCTACCGCCTGGCCCTGCAGACCCGCGAGCAGCACATCCGCCGCGAAAAGGCCACGTCCAACATCTGCACCGCCCAGGCGTTGCTGGCGATCACCGCCTCGATGTACGCCGTTTACCACGGCCCGGCAGGCTTGAAGCGCATCGCGCAGCGCACCCACAACCACGCCCGCACCATCGCCACGGTGCTTTCCGGTGCAGGCCTGGAACTGGCCGCCGACGCCTTTTTCGACACCGTCCAGGTCAAGATCGCCGACATCGACGCGATCATCGCCAAGGCCGAAGAAGCCGGCATCAACCTGCGCCGCGTGAACGCCGACACCGTGGGCATCTCCACCGACGAGACCACCACCCCGGCACACGTTGCCGCCATCGCCGCAGTCTTCGGCGTCACCGGTGAAGGTTTCAAGGCCGAGGGCTTCGAGCTTCCGGCGGCAGTGGTTCGCACCAGCGACTACATGAGCCACCCGATCTTCAACACCATCAAGTCCGAGACCCAGATGCTGCGCTACCTGCGCCGCCTCTCGGACCGCGACCTGGCCCTGGACCGCACCATGATCCCGTTGGGCTCGTGCACCATGAAGCTGAACTCCACCGCCGAAATGGAATCCATCTCCTGGCCGGAATTCGCCTCCATCCACCCGTACGCCCCGGAACACCAGACCGAGGGCTGGCGCGACCTGATCACCGACCTTGAGGGCCGACTCTCGGAGATCACCGGCTACGCCGGCGTTTCCCTGCAGCCGAACGCCGGTTCGCAGGGTGAATACGCCGGTCTGCTGGCCATCAGCGGCTACCACCAGGCCAACGGCGATGACCAGCGCACCGTCTGCCTGATCCCGGCCTCCGCCCACGGTACCAACGCCGCCTCTGCCGTCTTGGCCGGCATGAAGGTCATCGTCGTGAAGACCGCGGCCGACGGCTCCATCGATGCCAACGACCTTGATGCGAAGATCGAAGCGAACAAGGACGTCCTTGCCGCGATCATGATCACCTACCCGTCCACCCACGGCGTGTACGACCCGGACGTGCGCGAGGTATGCGACAAGGTCCACGCAGCGGGCGGCCAGGTCTACATCGACGGCGCCAACATGAACGCCTTGGTTGGCCTCGCCCAGCCGGGCAAGTTCGGCGGCGACGTCTCGCACCTGAACCTGCACAAGACCTTCTGCATCCCGCACGGCGGCGGCGGACCGGGCGTCGGCCCGGTTGCCGTTGCCGAGCACCTGGTGCCGTTCCTCCCGGGCGACGCCACAGGCACCTACACCGTGCGCGACGGCGTCCCGGTCGTTGCAACGCTCTTCGGTTCGGCCGGCGTGCTGCCGATCTCCTGGGCCTACATTGCGATGATGGGCGGCGAAGGCCTGACCGACGCCACCAAGACCGCGATCCTCTCGGCGAACTACATCGCCAGCCGCTTGGGCCAGCACTTCCCGATCCTGTTCACCGGCAACAAGGGCCTGGTTGCGCACGAGTGCATCCTGGACCTGCGCGAGCTGACCAACAAGACCGGCGTCACCGCCGAGGACGTTGCCAAGCGCCTGATCGACTTCGGCTTCCACGCACCGACCCTGTCCTTCCCGGTCGCCGGCACCCTGATGGTGGAGCCGACCGAGTCCGAGGACCTGGGCGAGATCGAGCGCTTCATCGAAGCCATGATCGCGATCCGCGGTGAAATGGAGCAGGTGCTCGCCGGTGACTTCGACATCGAGGATTCCCCGCTGCGCAACGCCCCGCACACCGTCTCGGCAGTCATCAACACCGCTTGGGATCGCAAGTACTCCGTCGAACAGGCCGCATTCCCGGTCCACGCCCTGCGCGTCGACAAGTACTTCCCGGCAGTGGGCCGCATCGACGGCGCAGGCGGAGACCGCAACCTCATCTGCTCCTGCCCGGCTCCCGAAGCATTCGAAAACTAA
- a CDS encoding SRPBCC domain-containing protein: MSDGTLETIGGRPALRFERVLPHSVERVWRAVSEPEELEKWFPAAAPWTPAAGEKLEVYGMTGEVTEAAAPHRLAWNFNGDDYSFDLTPEDGGCRLVFIHVFTEGTPAAQTAAGWHSYLARLDVHLDGGYLSEMDAHENWDLTHERYAAAFGVDPEPGRQFWAQFLANR; encoded by the coding sequence ATGAGCGACGGAACCCTGGAAACAATCGGCGGGCGCCCGGCCCTGCGCTTCGAGCGCGTGCTGCCGCATTCGGTCGAACGCGTCTGGCGGGCCGTGAGCGAACCGGAGGAACTCGAGAAGTGGTTCCCCGCGGCGGCCCCCTGGACCCCTGCGGCGGGCGAGAAGCTCGAGGTCTACGGCATGACCGGCGAGGTCACCGAGGCCGCGGCCCCGCACCGCCTGGCCTGGAACTTCAACGGGGACGACTACAGCTTCGACCTGACTCCGGAGGACGGGGGCTGCCGCCTGGTCTTCATCCACGTCTTCACCGAGGGCACCCCCGCGGCGCAGACGGCCGCCGGCTGGCACTCCTACCTGGCGCGCCTCGACGTGCATCTGGACGGCGGGTACCTCTCGGAGATGGACGCGCACGAGAACTGGGATCTCACCCACGAACGCTATGCGGCAGCCTTCGGCGTCGACCCGGAACCCGGGCGCCAGTTCTGGGCCCAGTTCCTCGCCAATAGGTAA
- a CDS encoding ArsR/SmtB family transcription factor yields the protein MSAYAALAEPHRRLILDLLRDGERPAGELVEHLGLSQPGVSKHLKVLREAGLVVVRAEGKQRFYALHPEPLAEVFQWLEPYRMFWSSRLDTLEQHLKENP from the coding sequence ATGAGCGCATATGCCGCACTGGCCGAACCACACCGCAGGTTGATCCTCGACCTGCTGCGCGACGGCGAGCGCCCCGCCGGGGAACTGGTGGAGCACCTCGGGCTGAGCCAGCCCGGAGTCTCCAAGCACCTCAAGGTGCTGCGCGAAGCCGGGCTAGTGGTGGTGCGCGCCGAGGGCAAGCAACGTTTCTATGCGCTGCATCCCGAACCCCTTGCAGAAGTCTTTCAGTGGCTGGAGCCCTACCGCATGTTCTGGTCCAGCCGCCTGGACACCCTCGAACAACACCTGAAGGAGAACCCATGA
- the gcvT gene encoding glycine cleavage system aminomethyltransferase GcvT has protein sequence MSDPKKTSLHAQHAELGASFTDFGGWDMPLKYGSELAEHKAVRATAGLFDLSHMGEVWVEGPDAAKFLNTALAGNMAVMKVGKAKYSVICNEAGGIIDDLITYRRGDEKFLVVPNAGNAPVVATALAERAAGFDVTVTDASAETSLIAVQGPAAVAILHEVVAESAKSLVSDMSYYAADETTVAGIDVLLARTGYTGEDGFELYVPNAQAAELWDALMAAGANHGLIPAGLACRDSLRLEAGMPLYGNELSLEGNPFEANLGPIVSFKKEENFVGREALEAVKAEGAKRVLVGLKGLGRRAGRGGYPVMKDGVQVGVVTSGQPSPTLGYPVAMAYVDPAFAEIGTGLDVDLRGKAEPFEVIALPFYTRAK, from the coding sequence ATGAGCGACCCGAAGAAAACCTCCCTGCATGCCCAGCATGCGGAACTAGGCGCATCCTTCACCGACTTCGGCGGCTGGGACATGCCGCTGAAGTACGGTTCGGAATTGGCCGAACACAAGGCAGTGCGCGCCACCGCCGGTCTCTTCGACCTCTCCCACATGGGCGAGGTCTGGGTAGAAGGCCCGGACGCCGCAAAGTTCCTGAACACCGCGCTGGCCGGAAACATGGCCGTGATGAAGGTCGGCAAGGCCAAATACTCGGTCATCTGCAACGAAGCCGGCGGCATCATCGATGACCTGATCACCTACCGCCGCGGGGACGAAAAGTTCCTGGTCGTGCCCAACGCCGGCAACGCCCCGGTGGTTGCCACAGCACTTGCCGAGCGCGCAGCAGGCTTCGATGTCACCGTGACCGATGCATCGGCCGAGACCTCGTTGATCGCCGTACAGGGCCCGGCCGCAGTGGCCATCCTGCACGAGGTCGTCGCCGAGTCCGCCAAGTCACTGGTGTCCGACATGAGCTACTACGCCGCGGACGAGACCACGGTTGCCGGCATCGACGTGCTGCTGGCCCGCACCGGCTACACCGGCGAGGACGGCTTCGAGCTGTACGTGCCCAACGCACAGGCCGCCGAGCTCTGGGACGCCTTGATGGCGGCAGGCGCAAACCACGGGTTGATCCCCGCCGGTCTTGCATGCCGCGACTCGCTGCGCCTCGAGGCCGGCATGCCGTTGTACGGCAACGAGCTCTCCCTTGAAGGCAACCCGTTCGAGGCCAACCTCGGCCCGATCGTTTCCTTCAAGAAGGAAGAGAACTTCGTGGGCCGCGAAGCACTGGAGGCCGTCAAGGCCGAAGGCGCCAAGCGCGTGCTCGTCGGACTCAAGGGCCTTGGCCGTCGCGCCGGCCGCGGTGGCTACCCGGTGATGAAGGACGGCGTGCAGGTTGGTGTTGTCACCTCCGGCCAGCCTTCCCCGACCCTCGGCTACCCGGTGGCCATGGCCTACGTCGATCCGGCATTCGCCGAAATCGGCACCGGGCTCGACGTTGACCTGCGCGGCAAGGCCGAGCCGTTCGAGGTCATTGCACTGCCGTTCTACACCCGAGCCAAGTAA
- a CDS encoding VIT1/CCC1 transporter family protein: MSQDAVQHEDEPHDAGVAARLNWLRAGVLGANDGIVSVAAVVVGVAGATAANGPIIAAGAAASIGGAISMALGEYVSVSSSADSQLALIEKERRELSEMPEVELEELTAIYRAKGLSAETAARVAGELTAHDVLAAHLDAELHLDQDEVLSPWHAAVASAIAFSVGAVLPFATAVFLPGPLKIPVTFVAVLLALAFTGAMGARLGGAPMLRPTIRVLVGGAAALVVTFAIGSWLGVSGVV, from the coding sequence ATGAGTCAAGATGCAGTGCAACACGAGGACGAGCCGCACGATGCGGGGGTTGCGGCGCGGCTGAATTGGCTGCGAGCCGGGGTGCTCGGGGCCAATGACGGAATCGTTTCGGTGGCAGCGGTGGTGGTCGGCGTGGCCGGGGCAACGGCGGCCAACGGGCCGATCATCGCGGCCGGTGCCGCGGCTTCCATCGGTGGCGCCATCTCCATGGCCCTGGGGGAGTACGTCTCGGTCTCCAGCTCCGCCGATTCCCAGCTGGCGCTCATCGAAAAGGAGCGCCGGGAGCTCTCGGAGATGCCCGAGGTCGAGCTCGAGGAGCTTACCGCGATCTACCGGGCCAAGGGCCTGAGCGCGGAAACGGCGGCGCGCGTTGCCGGGGAGCTCACGGCCCACGACGTGCTCGCCGCCCACCTGGACGCCGAGCTGCACCTTGACCAGGACGAGGTTCTCAGCCCGTGGCATGCCGCCGTCGCCTCCGCGATTGCCTTTTCCGTCGGCGCGGTGCTGCCCTTTGCCACTGCGGTGTTCCTGCCCGGCCCGTTGAAGATCCCCGTCACGTTCGTTGCGGTGCTGCTCGCGCTTGCCTTCACCGGCGCGATGGGTGCCAGGCTTGGCGGTGCACCGATGCTGCGTCCGACGATCCGGGTCCTGGTCGGCGGGGCCGCGGCGCTTGTTGTCACGTTCGCGATCGGCTCCTGGCTGGGGGTCTCCGGCGTCGTGTAG
- a CDS encoding L-serine ammonia-lyase, with amino-acid sequence MAISVFDLFTVGIGPSSSHTVGPMRAAYAFSAKLVREEFIADTVSLRVDVYGSLAATGRGHGTFTAIMLGLEGFEPEKILPSEVDDRLEEMESSGKLQLCRALGAGKELEFAVADMIQHPLTVLPRHTNGMKLAALDADGNTLCEETYYSVGGGFIVREGAEEKLAANFEQAINSQPYPFRTAAELLEHCATSGLSIAGVMAANEEIHRSKEEIRAGLLHIWQVMEDCKDASLEREGVLPGGLKVRRRAPEWHKRLAKEDKDRDPVFWQEWVNLVALAVNEENASGGRVVTAPTNGAAGIIPAVMFYATHYAPGAKYWNQEERDDVIVRFLLTAAAIGVLYKEQASISGAEVGCQGEVGSASSMAAGGLAEILGGTVDQVENAAEIAMEHNLGLTCDPIGGLVQIPCIERNAIAASKAINAAKMALMGDGQHHVTLDEVIITMRETGKDMSSKYKETAMGGLAVNVIEC; translated from the coding sequence GTGGCTATCAGCGTCTTTGATCTTTTCACCGTCGGCATTGGCCCGTCGTCGTCGCACACGGTGGGCCCCATGCGTGCCGCCTACGCCTTTTCCGCAAAGTTGGTGCGCGAGGAATTCATCGCCGACACCGTATCCCTGCGCGTGGACGTTTACGGTTCACTCGCCGCAACGGGCCGCGGCCACGGAACCTTCACCGCCATCATGCTCGGGCTCGAGGGCTTTGAACCCGAGAAGATCCTGCCCTCCGAGGTCGATGACCGGCTTGAGGAGATGGAATCAAGCGGCAAGCTGCAGCTGTGCAGGGCACTGGGCGCGGGCAAGGAACTTGAATTCGCCGTTGCCGACATGATCCAGCACCCGCTGACAGTCCTTCCCCGCCACACCAACGGCATGAAGCTCGCGGCCCTGGATGCCGACGGCAACACGCTGTGCGAGGAAACCTATTACTCGGTGGGTGGCGGCTTCATCGTGCGCGAGGGTGCAGAGGAGAAGCTCGCAGCCAACTTCGAGCAGGCCATCAACTCCCAGCCTTACCCGTTCCGCACCGCCGCGGAGCTGCTGGAGCACTGCGCCACCAGCGGCCTTTCGATCGCCGGGGTCATGGCGGCCAATGAGGAAATCCACCGCTCCAAGGAGGAGATCCGGGCCGGACTGCTGCACATCTGGCAGGTCATGGAGGACTGCAAGGACGCCTCGCTGGAACGCGAGGGCGTGCTGCCCGGCGGGCTCAAGGTCCGCCGCCGCGCCCCCGAATGGCACAAGCGCCTGGCCAAGGAGGACAAGGACCGCGACCCCGTGTTCTGGCAGGAATGGGTGAACCTGGTGGCGCTGGCCGTGAATGAGGAAAACGCCTCCGGCGGCCGCGTTGTCACCGCGCCGACCAACGGCGCCGCGGGCATCATCCCGGCCGTCATGTTCTACGCCACCCACTATGCGCCGGGCGCCAAGTACTGGAACCAGGAGGAGCGCGACGACGTCATCGTCCGCTTCCTGCTCACCGCCGCGGCCATCGGCGTGCTGTACAAGGAACAGGCCTCGATCTCGGGTGCCGAGGTCGGCTGCCAGGGCGAGGTCGGTTCGGCCTCCTCGATGGCCGCCGGCGGGCTCGCCGAGATCCTCGGCGGAACCGTCGACCAGGTGGAGAACGCGGCGGAGATCGCCATGGAGCACAACCTCGGCCTCACCTGCGACCCGATCGGCGGGCTCGTGCAGATCCCGTGCATCGAGCGCAACGCCATCGCCGCGTCCAAGGCCATCAACGCCGCGAAGATGGCACTGATGGGCGACGGCCAGCACCACGTGACCCTCGACGAGGTCATCATCACCATGCGTGAAACCGGCAAGGACATGAGCTCCAAGTACAAGGAAACCGCGATGGGCGGCCTGGCCGTCAACGTCATCGAGTGCTGA
- the glyA gene encoding serine hydroxymethyltransferase: MTATFESLAPASLTQDIGTLDPEIAQRIDAELARQQRGLEMIASENHTALAVMQAQGSVLTNKYAEGYPGRRYYGGCEEVDVIETLALERVKALFGAAYANVQPHSGAQANASVMHALIRPGDTVMGLNLAHGGHLTHGMKINFSGRLYNIVPYGVEEDTLVIDMDKVEALALEHSPKMIVAGWSAYPRELDFKRFREIADKVGAYLFVDMAHIAGLVAAGLHPSPVPHAHVVSSTTHKTLAGPRGGIILTNDADIAKKINSAVFPGQQGGPLEHVIAGKAVAFKIAATEEFKARQARTIAGARILAERLNAPDVAAKGISVLTGGTDVHLVLVDLRHSELDGQQGEDLLAKVEITVNRNAVPFDPRPPMVTSGLRIGTPALATRGFSEAAFVEVADVIAETLIAGTEENNGATLAALRDRVHALADAHPLYPELAKLA; encoded by the coding sequence ATGACCGCAACGTTCGAATCCCTTGCTCCTGCGTCGCTGACGCAGGATATCGGCACCCTTGATCCGGAGATCGCCCAGCGCATCGACGCGGAGCTGGCCCGCCAGCAGCGCGGCCTGGAGATGATCGCTTCGGAGAACCACACGGCCCTGGCCGTGATGCAGGCGCAGGGCTCGGTGCTGACCAACAAGTACGCCGAGGGCTACCCGGGCCGCCGCTACTACGGCGGCTGCGAGGAGGTCGACGTCATCGAGACGCTCGCCCTGGAGCGCGTGAAGGCGCTCTTCGGCGCCGCGTACGCGAACGTGCAGCCGCACTCCGGCGCGCAGGCCAACGCCTCGGTGATGCACGCGCTGATCCGCCCGGGCGACACCGTCATGGGCCTGAACCTGGCCCACGGCGGGCACCTGACCCACGGCATGAAGATCAACTTCTCCGGCCGCCTCTACAACATCGTCCCCTACGGGGTCGAGGAGGACACCCTGGTCATCGACATGGACAAGGTCGAGGCCCTGGCCCTGGAGCACTCCCCGAAGATGATCGTCGCCGGCTGGTCCGCCTACCCGCGCGAACTGGACTTCAAGCGGTTCCGCGAGATCGCCGACAAGGTCGGCGCGTACCTGTTCGTGGACATGGCGCACATCGCCGGGCTGGTCGCCGCCGGGCTGCACCCCTCCCCGGTGCCGCACGCCCACGTGGTCTCCTCCACCACGCACAAGACCCTGGCCGGCCCGCGCGGCGGCATCATCCTCACCAACGACGCGGACATCGCCAAGAAAATCAACTCCGCGGTGTTCCCGGGCCAGCAGGGCGGCCCGCTGGAGCACGTGATCGCCGGCAAGGCCGTGGCGTTCAAGATCGCGGCCACCGAGGAGTTCAAGGCCCGCCAGGCCCGCACCATCGCCGGGGCAAGGATCCTGGCCGAGCGGCTGAACGCCCCGGACGTCGCCGCCAAGGGCATCAGCGTGCTCACCGGCGGCACCGACGTGCACCTGGTGCTGGTGGACCTGCGCCACTCGGAGCTGGACGGCCAGCAGGGCGAGGACCTGCTGGCGAAGGTCGAGATCACGGTGAACCGCAACGCGGTCCCGTTCGACCCGCGCCCGCCGATGGTCACCTCCGGGCTGCGCATCGGCACCCCGGCGCTGGCCACCCGCGGCTTCTCCGAGGCCGCCTTCGTGGAGGTCGCGGACGTCATCGCCGAGACCCTCATCGCCGGCACCGAGGAAAACAACGGGGCAACCCTCGCGGCCCTGAGGGACCGCGTGCACGCCCTGGCCGACGCCCACCCGCTCTACCCGGAGCTGGCAAAACTGGCCTAA
- the gcvH gene encoding glycine cleavage system protein GcvH → MSKVLASLRYSAEHEWVDASTPTKVGITQVAADALGDVVYVDLPEVGSEVTAGETCGEVESTKSVSDLYAPVTGTIVEINQDAIDNPAILNEDPYGAGWLFTVEVTEEGPLLSAADYASANGGDVA, encoded by the coding sequence ATGAGCAAGGTTCTTGCCTCCCTGCGTTACTCGGCCGAGCACGAATGGGTCGACGCCTCGACCCCGACCAAGGTGGGCATCACCCAGGTTGCGGCAGACGCCCTGGGCGACGTTGTTTACGTTGACCTTCCAGAAGTTGGCTCCGAAGTCACCGCCGGCGAAACCTGTGGCGAGGTGGAGTCCACCAAGTCGGTTTCCGACCTGTACGCACCGGTCACCGGCACCATCGTGGAAATCAACCAGGACGCCATCGACAACCCGGCCATCCTGAACGAGGATCCGTACGGCGCCGGCTGGCTGTTCACCGTTGAGGTCACCGAGGAAGGCCCGCTGCTCTCGGCAGCCGACTACGCCTCCGCAAACGGCGGCGACGTCGCATGA